A single window of Herpetosiphon gulosus DNA harbors:
- a CDS encoding ABC transporter permease, which yields MSRILVVAKRVLTQLRHDKRLLGLSVMAPLLIIYLLKIFFDTMPKGFNNARYIMPITAFMVHFLAFLLCAIVLVQERTAGTLERMFINGFRRIEIIGGYVLGYILLATFQAAIALAQALWLFDLEYAWADLAMLFGVIWLLAITSVMLGMFISTFARHEGQVFPFIPMIILPSVFLSGLLINPEQLPTWANWLGHAFPLFYANDAIQEIIGKTPSASVIWTNIAILVGYGLFLLTLASRTLKDVE from the coding sequence ATGAGCCGTATTTTAGTTGTTGCCAAACGGGTGCTAACCCAGCTGCGCCACGATAAACGCTTGCTTGGGTTATCGGTCATGGCTCCGTTGCTAATTATTTATCTGTTGAAAATTTTCTTCGATACCATGCCCAAGGGCTTCAATAATGCCCGCTATATCATGCCGATCACTGCATTTATGGTGCATTTTTTGGCATTTTTGCTCTGTGCAATTGTCTTAGTCCAAGAACGCACCGCCGGAACACTAGAGCGGATGTTTATCAATGGCTTTCGGCGGATTGAAATTATCGGCGGCTATGTGCTGGGCTATATTCTGCTGGCCACTTTCCAAGCAGCAATTGCCTTGGCGCAAGCTCTGTGGTTGTTCGATTTAGAATATGCTTGGGCTGATTTGGCGATGTTGTTTGGGGTAATTTGGTTGCTGGCAATTACCTCGGTGATGTTGGGGATGTTTATCTCGACCTTCGCGCGGCATGAAGGCCAAGTTTTCCCCTTTATTCCGATGATTATCCTGCCGTCGGTGTTTCTTTCGGGCTTGTTGATTAATCCTGAGCAATTGCCAACCTGGGCTAATTGGCTTGGTCATGCCTTTCCATTGTTCTATGCCAACGATGCAATTCAAGAAATTATTGGCAAAACGCCCAGCGCGAGCGTGATCTGGACGAATATAGCGATTTTGGTCGGCTATGGCTTGTTTTTATTAACTTTGGCCTCGCGCACCTTGAAAGATGTTGAATGA
- a CDS encoding ABC transporter ATP-binding protein — MIIFENVSKHFTIKRDRRNSIQERIAGLFKPQVMPDEDFWALRDVSFTINRGETVGLIGHNGSGKSTTLKLITRILQPNSGKVIVDGRVSALLELGSGFHPDLTGRENIFLNGSLLGFNRIEMAEKVPAIIRFSEMQEFIDMPVKHYSSGMYMRLGFAVAINVDPDILITDEVLAVGDELFQRKCLDRIYQLKRRGKTILFVSHALGQVRDLCDRALWFHHGNLMTDSAPTEAIDAYLAETNQRDAARIEAEKAAENPEPETPSTEEEAKSAEEIEFDARRWGSREAEISKVELLNAAGEVIQTATTGQALTIRMHYQAHQPIEKPVFGVAIHHRTGFHINGPNSRFAGLEIPQIAEQGYVDYQIENLPLLEGNYELSVALYDHTLTHAYDHQDRKHDLRVYAASIGEQFGAIYIPSQWSWHK; from the coding sequence ATGATTATTTTTGAAAATGTTTCCAAGCATTTTACGATCAAGCGTGATCGGCGCAATAGCATTCAGGAACGCATCGCCGGTTTATTCAAGCCCCAAGTTATGCCCGACGAGGATTTTTGGGCGCTGCGCGATGTCAGTTTTACGATCAATCGTGGTGAAACGGTTGGCTTGATTGGCCACAATGGTTCGGGTAAATCGACCACACTCAAGCTCATTACACGGATTTTGCAACCCAACAGCGGCAAGGTAATTGTCGATGGCCGTGTTTCGGCCTTGCTTGAGCTTGGTTCAGGCTTTCACCCCGATCTAACAGGTCGCGAAAATATCTTCTTGAATGGCTCACTGCTCGGCTTCAATCGCATCGAAATGGCCGAAAAAGTGCCAGCGATCATTCGCTTCTCCGAGATGCAAGAATTTATCGACATGCCCGTCAAGCACTATTCATCGGGGATGTATATGCGCTTGGGCTTTGCCGTGGCAATCAACGTCGATCCCGATATTTTGATCACCGACGAAGTGCTCGCGGTTGGCGACGAGCTGTTTCAGCGCAAATGCTTGGATCGAATTTATCAACTCAAACGGCGTGGCAAAACAATTTTATTTGTCTCGCATGCCTTGGGCCAAGTGCGCGACTTATGTGATCGAGCCTTGTGGTTTCACCATGGCAATTTGATGACTGACAGTGCCCCAACCGAAGCGATCGACGCTTATTTAGCGGAAACCAACCAACGTGATGCCGCGAGGATCGAGGCCGAAAAAGCCGCCGAAAACCCCGAACCAGAAACACCCAGCACCGAAGAAGAAGCCAAAAGTGCTGAAGAAATTGAGTTTGATGCACGCCGCTGGGGCAGTCGCGAGGCTGAAATCTCCAAGGTGGAATTGCTCAATGCTGCTGGTGAAGTCATTCAGACCGCAACCACAGGCCAAGCCTTAACCATTCGCATGCACTATCAAGCCCACCAACCAATTGAAAAACCGGTTTTTGGCGTGGCGATTCACCATCGCACAGGCTTTCACATCAATGGGCCAAATTCGCGCTTTGCTGGGCTAGAAATTCCCCAAATCGCCGAACAAGGCTATGTTGATTATCAAATCGAAAACCTGCCTTTGCTGGAAGGCAATTATGAACTTTCGGTAGCATTGTATGATCATACCCTGACTCATGCCTATGATCATCAAGACCGTAAGCATGATTTACGGGTTTACGCGGCCTCGATTGGCGAACAATTTGGCGCAATTTATATTCCTTCGCAATGGTCTTGGCATAAATAA
- a CDS encoding DUF3048 domain-containing protein — MRRWFSISLLLIVTACSTTGTPTATVPAQPSPTATLAASPTLAPTATTQPSPTSVPTATPISSDPRTGRPAMARGTLTQRPYITMIDNFPAAYPQTGLDQAAVVFEALAEYGVTRYMAVFTPELAEVAGDLGPVRSARLYFVQWAMGFRAVYTHAGGSPEGLERLAADPNDLVIDIDLVSLESRQIFDYSRRSLQREAPHNLYTSAAQIAQYVDDRASDSAEADVNDVGFLFEPEAPVAEPVSTIDYFFIYPEDPAGWRYDPATNEYARLRRGAAHVDAVSGAQLTFKSVVTMEVFEAPIIGDDKGRIDQQVIGEGRALVFANGSLQEATWRKDSESAPLRFYDQSNAEIMFPAGPIWIAAMPSLDNVSYQ, encoded by the coding sequence ATGCGTCGATGGTTTTCGATCAGTTTGCTGTTGATTGTAACAGCATGCAGCACAACCGGAACACCCACCGCCACTGTGCCAGCCCAACCCAGCCCAACCGCCACGCTAGCGGCCAGCCCAACCCTAGCACCAACGGCGACAACCCAGCCTAGCCCAACCAGTGTGCCAACTGCCACTCCGATCAGCAGCGACCCCCGCACTGGGCGACCTGCCATGGCCCGAGGCACACTAACCCAACGCCCCTACATCACCATGATCGATAACTTTCCGGCGGCTTATCCGCAAACTGGCTTGGATCAGGCAGCAGTTGTGTTTGAGGCCTTGGCGGAATACGGCGTTACTCGCTATATGGCAGTTTTTACGCCCGAATTGGCTGAGGTTGCAGGCGATCTGGGGCCAGTTCGCTCGGCTCGGCTTTATTTTGTGCAATGGGCCATGGGTTTTCGAGCGGTCTATACCCACGCTGGTGGTAGCCCCGAAGGCCTCGAACGCCTCGCCGCCGATCCTAATGATTTGGTGATTGATATCGATTTGGTTAGCTTGGAAAGCCGCCAGATTTTCGATTACTCCCGCCGCTCGTTACAGCGCGAGGCTCCACATAATTTGTATACCAGCGCTGCTCAAATTGCCCAATATGTTGATGATCGGGCGAGCGACAGCGCTGAGGCCGATGTTAACGACGTGGGCTTTTTATTTGAGCCAGAAGCTCCGGTGGCTGAGCCAGTTAGCACAATTGATTATTTCTTCATCTACCCCGAAGATCCGGCGGGCTGGCGCTACGACCCTGCCACCAACGAATATGCCCGTTTGCGACGCGGTGCAGCGCACGTCGATGCGGTCAGCGGAGCACAGCTAACCTTCAAAAGTGTTGTGACGATGGAAGTATTCGAAGCTCCGATCATCGGCGATGATAAAGGCCGCATCGATCAGCAGGTGATTGGCGAAGGTCGAGCGTTGGTTTTCGCCAATGGCTCGCTCCAAGAAGCTACGTGGCGCAAGGATTCCGAATCGGCTCCATTGCGTTTTTATGATCAGAGTAACGCTGAAATCATGTTTCCAGCTGGACCAATCTGGATCGCCGCCATGCCTAGCTTGGATAATGTAAGTTATCAGTAG
- a CDS encoding ABC transporter ATP-binding protein — MNAVEVRGLTKRYGNVQALQGVDLTVPEGMIFGLLGSNGAGKSTLIKALVGALKPNSGEWQVLGLNPLRDQANLRALIGYMPQGVALYEDLSARENLRFFGSAHGVPELEQRIQAALEFTELTGRADHPVYGFSGGMKKRVSLACALLHKPRMLFLDEPTAAVDPHLKVRSWQLFRELANAGTTLFISTHLMDEALLCDRLAIQQTGKILIVDTPQAILEHGQTRLIIKQAEQTTDQQIVSTPDALAEALHSYGLNPTIQTLALHPDSLETIVLRMLQKSEVTE; from the coding sequence ATGAACGCTGTTGAAGTTCGGGGACTCACCAAACGGTACGGCAATGTCCAAGCCCTTCAAGGTGTCGATTTGACGGTGCCTGAAGGCATGATTTTCGGCTTGCTTGGCTCGAATGGGGCTGGCAAATCAACCTTGATTAAGGCCTTGGTTGGCGCACTCAAGCCCAATAGCGGCGAATGGCAGGTGCTTGGCCTTAATCCATTACGTGATCAAGCTAATCTCCGTGCCTTGATTGGCTATATGCCCCAAGGCGTGGCGCTGTATGAAGATCTCTCGGCCCGCGAAAATTTACGGTTTTTTGGCAGTGCTCACGGCGTGCCCGAGTTGGAGCAACGGATTCAAGCGGCACTTGAATTTACCGAATTAACTGGCCGCGCAGATCATCCGGTGTATGGCTTTTCGGGCGGCATGAAAAAACGGGTCTCGTTAGCCTGTGCTCTGCTGCACAAACCACGTATGCTCTTTCTTGATGAGCCGACTGCGGCAGTCGATCCGCATCTTAAGGTGCGTTCGTGGCAGCTCTTTCGCGAATTGGCGAATGCTGGCACAACCTTATTTATCAGTACCCACTTGATGGATGAAGCCTTGCTCTGCGACCGCCTTGCTATCCAACAAACTGGCAAAATTTTGATTGTCGATACGCCCCAAGCGATTTTGGAGCATGGTCAAACCCGATTAATCATCAAACAAGCTGAGCAAACCACTGACCAGCAAATTGTTAGCACGCCCGACGCATTAGCCGAAGCCTTACATAGCTATGGGCTGAATCCAACAATTCAAACGTTGGCGTTACACCCCGATTCGCTCGAAACGATTGTGCTGCGCATGCTGCAAAAAAGCGAGGTGACCGAATGA
- a CDS encoding helix-turn-helix domain-containing protein, whose protein sequence is MTDEQQQRREAILEAARAEFAEKGFRGATIKSIAARAQIQSPALIYWYFPNKDALLEAVMQVQMPILQNMQSLDGLFDLEPRQLLGLLAKGYLQAGDNPRTVQMMRVLLGEMLLGRNPTEVINQQIVPQIKQFLEGYLIHQIQLGRIRQHDTRASTRAFMGMLMPQMLSKVILPSLQADGLTDDEHIATIIDIFLNGLKPEE, encoded by the coding sequence ATGACTGATGAACAACAGCAACGGCGCGAGGCTATTCTTGAGGCTGCACGGGCCGAATTTGCCGAAAAAGGCTTTCGGGGGGCCACGATCAAATCAATTGCCGCCCGCGCCCAGATTCAGTCGCCAGCCTTGATCTATTGGTATTTTCCGAACAAAGATGCGTTGCTCGAAGCAGTGATGCAAGTTCAAATGCCGATCTTGCAAAATATGCAATCGCTTGATGGCTTGTTTGATCTAGAGCCACGGCAATTGCTGGGATTATTGGCCAAAGGCTACCTGCAAGCAGGCGATAATCCGCGCACTGTGCAGATGATGCGGGTGCTTTTGGGTGAAATGCTGTTGGGACGTAACCCAACTGAGGTGATCAACCAACAGATTGTGCCGCAGATCAAGCAATTTCTGGAAGGCTATTTGATCCATCAAATTCAGCTTGGCCGGATACGCCAGCACGATACCCGCGCCAGCACCCGCGCCTTTATGGGGATGCTCATGCCTCAAATGCTGAGCAAAGTAATTTTGCCCAGCTTGCAGGCCGATGGATTAACCGACGACGAACATATTGCAACGATTATTGATATTTTTCTGAATGGACTCAAGCCAGAGGAGTAA